A window from Onychostoma macrolepis isolate SWU-2019 chromosome 07, ASM1243209v1, whole genome shotgun sequence encodes these proteins:
- the si:dkey-171c9.3 gene encoding uncharacterized protein si:dkey-171c9.3, with translation MINEDWLCSSLKLCELITTSESAHSDDSAQVVINSDSYPQPGYNPSSIQHTLETYSHLLDVTLEQNLEPIQHFAQMTAKTIIDSAIRIRDPRESIKLRGDDVEMLAEELTLQVCCKALEEMERHHYSDDPSSKSVDDKEGTYGNASALCSSGYNCDKYASEMETDNKMEEYDDTSTTVYATSLKSMASLGSIEYPDAPPSTPLLPEMIRSRASFTRKLKGGLAKEFLPSPPPPTPKDHMQPLMENQMTDASSDFMVRLMRSLSLECCRNGGLEEDENGEVDDGGLQNDVPSLTDYAAQISADILHFITTNEIKVKDEGCVQSMWAIADQLAGEIVTTSLAEVMVKGERKVLEEETTSYSTYKVDVTPDTRSKISATDGVKVLASELIINAVVHAFAKLGQGVFKHGTQPHLSGQAVEPQPWEGGRYSNTLCKDSINSHKAKPFRCCSDKSELNPNTDDAIKVKSSVDIFANNFAEDVLQRSVCDASSLLFNYKQSQGAEFGPEKDIKPWVIKMCAGESPVQELQCALLWAAASQKGTKALQFELPDKSLQQTLCRLSRSARLNGWTVGALMASLDDFCDMQQETSRGLYKSSDSLLEHLQHLIDSVCLN, from the exons ATGATTAATGAGGATTGGCTGTGCAGCTCATTAAAGCTATGTGAACTAATCACCACTTCAGAATCTGCTCACTCTGAT GACTCTGCACAGGTAGTAATCAACAGTGATTCATACCCACAACCCGGTTATAACCCATCATCAATCCAACACACTTTGGAAACATACAGCCATTTGCTGGATGTAACATTAGAACAGAACTTAGAGCCCATTCAACACTTTGCACAGATGACTGCCAAGACTATTATAGATTCAGCCATCAGGATCAGAGACCCAAGAGAATCCATCAAACTGAGAGGGGACGACGTTGAGATGCTGGCTGAAGAGTTAACTTTACAAGTCTGTTGCAAAGCATTGGAAGAGATGGAGAGGCATCATTACTCTGATGATCCATCATCCAAAAGTGTGGATGATAAAGAGGGGACTTATGGAAATGCATCGGCCCTGTGCTCCTCAGGGTACAACTGTGACAAATACGCATCTGAAATGGAAACAGACAACAAGATGGAAGAATATGATGACACATCTACCACAGTATATGCTACTTCGTTGAAAAGCATGGCTAGTCTGGGCTCCATCGAGTACCCTGATGCTCCTCCAAGCACCCCTTTACTTCCAGAGATGATCAGGAGTCGAGCCAGTTTCACAAGGAAGCTCAAGGGAGGACTGGCTAAAGAGTTCCTTCCTTCACCCCCTCCACCGACCCCCAAAGACCACATGCAACCATTAATGGAGAACCAAATGACAGACGCGTCCTCTGACTTCATGGTGAGACTGATGCGCTCACTTTCACTGGAGTGCTGTCGAAATGGAGGTCTGGAAGAAGACGAGAATGGAGAAGTTGATGATGGTGGACTCCAAAATGATGTTCCCAGTCTAACTGACTATGCAGCTCAAATTTCTGCAGATATCCTTCATTTTATCACCACAAATGAGATAAAAGTAAAGGATGAGGGTTGTGTGCAAAGCATGTGGGCTATTGCTGACCAATTAGCAGGTGAAATTGTCACAACGTCTCTAGCAGAGGTGATGGTGAAAGGAGAAAGGAAGGTTTTGGAAGAAGAAACAACTTCGTACTCAACGTATAAGGTAGACGTGACTCCAGACACAAGGTCTAAGATCTCTGCAACAGACGGGGTGAAAGTTTTAGCTAGTGAGCTAATCATTAATGCTGTGGTTCATGCTTTTGCTAAGCTAGGACAGGGTGTGTTTAAACATGGAACCCAGCCACATCTTTCGGGCCAAGCTGTAGAACCACAGCCATGGGAAGGAGGAAGATATTCAAACACACTGTGTAAAGACTCAATCAACTCCCACAAAGCCAAACCCTTCAGATGTTGCAGCGATAAATCAGAATTGAACCCTAATACAGATGACGCCATAAAAGTGAAATCATCTGTGGACATATTTGCCAACAACTTTGCAGAAGACGTGCTTCAGCGTTCTGTGTGTGACGCTTCCAGCTTACTGTTTAACTATAAGCAATCTCAGGGAGCAGAATTTGGCCCAGAGAAAGACATTAAACCATGGGTAATCAAGATGTGTGCTGGGGAAAGTCCTGTCCAGGAATTGCAATGTGCTCTACTCTGGGCCGCAGCCTCTCAGAAAGGGACTAAAGCTCTTCAGTTTGAGTTACCAGACAAAAGCCTTCAACAAACG